Below is a window of Mucilaginibacter ginkgonis DNA.
ATTGCTCAATGCAACCTGTACATCAAGGAAAACTATGGCATGCGCTTTTTTAGCCAGCACCAACACGCTGTCTATCTGTTTAAATGGCATGCGATTACGGTATTTACCGTCTTTGCCGGCATTGCCGCTGGCAACCACCGCTATATAATGCAAGGCAGGCTGTACAGGAGTAGTGGGATCGGCACGTTCCCAATTTTTTACTTCGCCTTTTAATTTAGCCAGCATTTCGTTAGGCGGTAACTCACCTAAAATGCCCATCTTCTTAGCATAAAGGTTACCGTAAAATGCAACCACCCGCTTAAACGGTAGTATCGCGCCATCCATCGGGTAAGGAGCGCCTTTAACAGGCCACTTTCCGCTGGTATCGCCGTTGGCTAACCGCTTCATCAAAGTATCATATTTAGCTTTATCGAGCGGCGGGTAATGCTCTTTCACAACGCCCAGTGTATCGGTTTCAACTACCTTGGTTTCTGTGGTAGTTTTCTCAGTTGTTTTAGTGGTAGTGCTTCTACTGCCGTTGCTGCAATTGCTAAATAATACTACGGTGGCAAGGGCTAAAGAGCCCGATAAGAGGTAAGACTTTACACTCATGCTTTTTTGAATGGAGGTTGAATTAATATGCGGCAATATGCCTAATTTATTTTAATAGTTCGGCGGGATGTTGAAAGATAATAACGCCTGTGTTTTAACAAAAAACCCCACGCATACAGCGCAGGGTTTACATGTCATTTTACCATTAACAATTATTGTCCTTGCTGCTTCGCTTCTGACTTCATTTGGTCATTTGCCACAATCACAATCTCGACACGCCGGTTTTGAGCGCGGCCATCGGCAGTTGTATTATCGGCTATCGGCTCGGATTCACCTTTACCGGTAGTAGACAAGCGTGAACCGCTTACCCTGTCAGATGTAAGGAATGCTTTAACCGCTTCGGCACGACGAACCGACAGATCCTGGTTATAAGCGTCGCTACCCGTATTGTCGGTATGACCAATGATCATGATATTGGTTTGCGGGTTGTTCTGCAGTGATGTTGCCAGCTTATCCAGGTTAGTTTGCGCTGCACCCTTAAGCGCGGTTTGATTTACATCGAACAATATACCCGAATCAAATTTTACTACGATGCCTTCGCCTTCGCGGGATACCGTTGCACCGGGCACAGTTTGCTGAATTTCCGCGGCTTGTTTGTCCATCTTATGGCCTATTAAAGCACCTGCTGTACCGCCTAAAGCGCCGCCAATAATAGCACCTAAGGCGGTGTTACCCGCGCTTTTGCCTATAAATGCGCCTACAGCGCCACCCGCGCCCGCGCCTATGGCTGCGCCTTTTTGTGTCTTTGTAAAAGAGTTACAGCCCTGGCCTATAACACATGCCGAAGCTATCGCTATGCCGAAGAATGCTGTTTTGATTGTTCTGTTTTTCATTGGTAAGTATCTTGAAATATTAGTTACAAGTACAAACTAAATGCCAAAGGGTTTTATCTTTTAATATCGGGTATCAGGTATGAGTTGCAAGTGTCGTCCGCTTAGTTGTACTGATGCTTAAATGGACAAGCGGAAAATAACAAAAAGGAGCACCCTGCTGATGCTCCTTTGATATAATTTACTGGGATTTTTATTGCTCGTTACCCGGAACGCTTACCACACGATAGCTTGTGCCGTTATCGGTTTTTACCTCTTCAAGGTAAATATCTTCCGGTGTTATCCAATACCTTTTACCGTTAAGGCTTACTTTGCGCGATCCGTCGGGTAATTTGTCAGTCATGTCGCCCACGTGCGGCATCTGGTCCTGAGGCTGGTCTACCGTTACATCCGGACTAACTGTGCCATCTGCATTGGTGTTCAACACACCATCTTTGCCGGATACTACATATACCTTTTTATTGTCGGGGGTAATAGCCTCTTTGTAATAAACGCCGTTGAACTCGTAATATTGAACACCATCGATATTAATAGGCTTAGCCCCTGATGGAAGCGAAGGTACCTCTGCGCCTACCGGCGGAGCTACCACCTGGTATGATGAACCATAAGGCGCATAAAATGCACCGCCATAATAAAAGTAAGGATTGCCGCCCCAGCTAAATGGGTAGTAGCCATATGGTAATACACCGATTGACAAGCCAACTCTTGGATACGAACGAAAACCGCCGTAGCCAAACCCTACGCCTACGCGTGGGCCGCCATAACCAAAGCCACCACGGTAGCCGCCGCCAAAACCGCCACGGATGCCAACACTGCCACGGAAACCACCGCCCCCGCGGCCGCCACGCTGAGCCATTGTAGTTGTAGATATAGCAAACATGATCAGCATTGCAAGGCCGATCTTAAAAATGGAAGAAGAAAAAGTTTTCATTGGGGTATTATAGAATTGTTTACTTATTAGACGATGCGATTAACAAAAGGTTTAACCGCTTTTAATATTTAATGGATATTTTCTGCAAGCTCAAGGCCCAAACCCGCATGGTTATTTAACACCCATTTACCATCAGTAAACTGAGGCATTTTATAAGGGTTATTCGCTGTAAGGAAAGGCCCGTCAAGGTCGGCCCAGTCGCATTGCGGGGCAAGGGCTGCTGCGGCTAAGGTGGCACAACTGGTCTCGCTCATGCAGCCAATCATCAGCTTCAAATTCAATTCCCGGGCTTTATTGATCATCAGCTTAGCCTCGTGCGTCCCTCCGGATTTCATTAGCTTTATGTTGATGCCGTTGTAAACGTTTGCTGCAGGGCCAACATCTGCCAAACGCTGTACAGCCTCATCGCCAATAATAGGGACGGGGCTGCGGGCGCTTAACCATGCGTTACTTTCCGGGTCGGTCTTTGCCATGGGTTGTTCAATTAAAAGCACCCCTTGTTCATGCAGCCAATGCGTCATCTCCAGGCTTTTCTGCCTGTCCGTCCATCCCTGGTTGGCGTCTACAAAAAGCGGCTTACCAGTGATAGACCTGATTGTGTTAATTAGTTCCTTATCATTATCTCTGCCCAGTTTAACTTTAATGATTTCGCAATCGTCGCCGCCCTTTATTTTCTCGCGCAATACCTCTGGCGTGTCAATCCCAACGGTAAAACTGGTATCGGGCATTCGGGCGGGTTCGGTTCCTAAGAGTTGCCAGCAGGGTTTATTTTGCAGTTTGCCATCCAGATCATGCAAGGCAATGTCAATAGCTGCTTTGATAGCAGGCTGACCTGCCGCTATGCTATCCAGATAGCTGGTGATCATGTCAAAACTAAACGGAAACCTTATCCGCCCCATATCTAATTTATTGAGGAAAGCGGTGGCGGTATCATAACTTTCGCCCATGTAAGGCACCATTGATGCCTCGCCGTAACCTATCTGCCCTTCGTGCTCTACCTGCACCAGCATAAGCGGGGTTGAAGTGCGGGAAAATTTAGCTATGGTAAAACGGTGCCGAAGCTCCAGTTCAAAGGGTTGGTAGCTGAGTTTCATGATTGGTTTCAAATGTAGATAATTGAGGCGAATGTTTGAGCGCGTTAGGGATAGCAGCGACATCCTGCGAAGCAGATAAAGCGGATAGCCCGATCCACCGAAGGTGGGAACGCCCAAACCATTTTGCATGGTCTCAAAATTATTAATGTACTTTTTTGATGAGTCACTTTATTCTTTTCCACAACTCAAACTTCTTGTCTCTATCGTCAATGACCCTATCTTTGCCGCATGCCTCCGCAACTTTATTATCCTCTTCAAAATTTTGCCGCCAGTAAAAAACATTGCTTTCTCACGGGCAAACCATTAACCAGTTCTGAAGAGCATGTGCATGTGTTTCCGCAATGGCTGATGACCAAATATAACCTGGAGGATAAGCCGTTTAAACTGCTGGATGATAGTTTTAGTACCTATAAACAGTTAATGCTGCCTTGCAGCGCTGCTGCCAATGAGCAATACGTTGAGCCGCTGGAGCGCGAGATAAAAGCAGCTTTTGCAGCGGGTTATGACGCCGTAGTAAAGCTTGATGAACTGAAGTTGTTTCAATGGATAGGGAAGTGGCTTTTCGGGGTCATCTTTAATGAGCTGCATGCTGCCCGTACCCAACAGCACGCCGAGGGCGAAGAGTTCAGCGTGTCGCAATCCATATTGCAGCGCTTTACCAATCTGCACGTTATGCTGCAAAGCCTTAATCTGCCGGTGATATTTGAAGATTTTAAACCCTTTAGCCTATTCATCTTTAAAGTAGACAATGAACAGGGCGACTTCAATTACCGCGATGAGATAAGCACCGTTACCTACTCGCTGCGAATAAACGATTTTGGCATCGTCATCTGCCTGCAGGATAACGGCGTGATCAGCCGTTACCAAGACGAGGTTTACCAAAACATAAAACACCAGAAGCTGCACCCAATTCAGTTCGAAGAGTTTTCGGCAAGGGTATTTTACTCAGCTTACCTGTTTAACCGACTGCCTAATTATGATATTATGCCGGTAGGAGATGATGTCTATATAGAAGCAACGTCGTTACGCGGCGATAGCATGAAACCTATCTTTGACGAATGGCAAACTAAAACCTATGGCCAGGTGCTGGAGAGTTTCTGGAAAAAATGGAACATCTTACTATTTGAGATCATCAAAGACCCCGACCGGCCTATGAGCTTTTTGTTTGATGATGAAGGTGGGTTTAGGGCAGAGGTTGCCTTACCGAAGTAGTTTGTTATGCCGTCTCCTTTAGAAAGGGCTGGAATAACGCACGTTACCTCGCACCCAATTGCCTTAAAAACAAAGGTATCACCCCGGGCATTAAAATAATGGTAATAGCTATGCCGCTTAAGGCGCCAAACAAGTGTGCATCGTGGTTAATGTTATCGCGGCTGGCTTTTGAAGCCCACCAGCAATAAATTAAATACAATACCCCGAAGATGATTGCAGGTACGGCGATAGGGATAAACATGAGGTACATGCCAGCCAATGGATCGAATAGTATCCCGCTAAAGATCACTGCACTAATGGCCCCGGATGCACCAAGGCTGTGGTACCAAATGTCGTTTTTATGTTTTTGGATAGATGGCAGATCACTTAACACCAGGCTTGCAAAATAAAGGACGGCGAACTGCCAATGGCCTAACCGCGTCTCGAGCCTGAACGCGAAAAAATAATAGCTGATCATATTGAAAAGCAAGTGGCTCCAGTCGCGGTGAATGAAGCCGCTGGTGATCACGGTGTAAAATTTAGAACCGCGATTGATACTGTAGGGATGCAGCATCCATTTAAGATGCAGTTCTTCGTTATAAAATGCCAGCAATGAAGCTATTAGTGTTGCCGCGAAAATGACCGAAGCTACCGGCGCGTAGGTAAAATACTCTTGCATTATTTAGTCAGGTCCAATTTAATGTTGGTAAGCAAACGGCCTACCGGGTAGCGAAGATAGGTTTTTTCGAACCATGGCGAGTTGTGGTAAACCCACTCTAATTGCATGGAAGCGCTTGCTGCCAGTTTAGGATTGGAGGCTTTTTCCTGGTCAAGGCGTTTGCGCATTTCCGAATTGTTCTTTAAATATTCAGCGGCGATGTCTTCAAAAACATAGTCGGAGTAGTGTTCTTTCTGCCCTAAAACCGAATCGAAAAAATTCCAGGCAAAGAACGAGTCGACACCCTGCGGCTCCAATGTTTCTACAATGTAGCGGTTTATTGGCTGATTGGTGTACACCACGTAATCGCCGGCATGAAACTTAATATCAGCGTTATTGCCTATCACCGTTACATTGCTGTGGATGTAATGCCCCTCGTAAGGCCGTGGCGAAGTTTTAAAGTCGGCGATGCTATACATCTGCAGGTGTAAAGTAGTGTCATGTGCCAGGCGGCTCATAGCCACTTTGTTTATTTTCAGCAGGTCAATCACCTTCCACCATGCCTGCGGAATTACGTAGGCAATTGGTTTATCTGCTTTGGTAGTCGCTTTATAGTTGTCGTAATATTTTATGGTTTTGGTCCACGGTTTGGAGCGATCATAATACAAGCGTGGTAAGCTGCTAATGTCGCTGGCTTTGTGCCCGGCTTCGTAACCCTTAAAAGTGATGGTATCATAGTTTTTCTCATCCAAAACCCAGTTCAGGGCGAACTCTTTTTGATTACTAACGGCGTCATCTGCTTGTTTCTTTAATTTGCCAATCAGTTCATGGTCGCGCTCGCAAACGTCGATCAGATGCTGCATAAAATAGTAGGTAGAATACACCCGCTTGTCAAAAGGCTTTAGCATATGCGTCTCCGTCACATAGCTAATGATGTTATGTAGAACCGTATAGCCTGTAGAAAAGCGCGGCGTTTCAATAAATGCAACAATTCCTGAGTCTGGGGTACCCTTTTCGCTTTCTACGTAAGGGATCATCTCGTAACCGCTTGTCTTCATACGGCGGTACAGTTCGGGCGATAAGGTCTTTGCCGTATATTTTGCCAATATGGGGTTCTGTTTGTCTTTTTGAGTTTCAATCAGCGTCATTACGTACTGATAGTCTGCGCCGTCACTGGTGTGGTTATCAAGAAAAACTTCGGGTTGCCAGGTATTCAGGATCTGCATAAAGGCCAAAGCATTTTTGCTATCTGCTTTAATGAAATCGCGGTTAAGGTCAAGGTTTCGGGCATTGCCCCTAAAGCCATAAGCCACCGGTCCGTTTTGACTGATGCGCGATACGCCGCGGTTCAGCATACCATCGATATTGTACACGGCAATAAAACATAGCACTACATCTTTTGGCAGTTTGTTATTCTTCAGCAGGTCGCGGGTCAGCATCATGCTGGCGTCGATGCCTTCAGGCTCGC
It encodes the following:
- a CDS encoding OmpA family protein; this translates as MKNRTIKTAFFGIAIASACVIGQGCNSFTKTQKGAAIGAGAGGAVGAFIGKSAGNTALGAIIGGALGGTAGALIGHKMDKQAAEIQQTVPGATVSREGEGIVVKFDSGILFDVNQTALKGAAQTNLDKLATSLQNNPQTNIMIIGHTDNTGSDAYNQDLSVRRAEAVKAFLTSDRVSGSRLSTTGKGESEPIADNTTADGRAQNRRVEIVIVANDQMKSEAKQQGQ
- a CDS encoding DUF6515 family protein; protein product: MKTFSSSIFKIGLAMLIMFAISTTTMAQRGGRGGGGFRGSVGIRGGFGGGYRGGFGYGGPRVGVGFGYGGFRSYPRVGLSIGVLPYGYYPFSWGGNPYFYYGGAFYAPYGSSYQVVAPPVGAEVPSLPSGAKPINIDGVQYYEFNGVYYKEAITPDNKKVYVVSGKDGVLNTNADGTVSPDVTVDQPQDQMPHVGDMTDKLPDGSRKVSLNGKRYWITPEDIYLEEVKTDNGTSYRVVSVPGNEQ
- a CDS encoding dipeptide epimerase; this encodes MQNGLGVPTFGGSGYPLYLLRRMSLLSLTRSNIRLNYLHLKPIMKLSYQPFELELRHRFTIAKFSRTSTPLMLVQVEHEGQIGYGEASMVPYMGESYDTATAFLNKLDMGRIRFPFSFDMITSYLDSIAAGQPAIKAAIDIALHDLDGKLQNKPCWQLLGTEPARMPDTSFTVGIDTPEVLREKIKGGDDCEIIKVKLGRDNDKELINTIRSITGKPLFVDANQGWTDRQKSLEMTHWLHEQGVLLIEQPMAKTDPESNAWLSARSPVPIIGDEAVQRLADVGPAANVYNGINIKLMKSGGTHEAKLMINKARELNLKLMIGCMSETSCATLAAAALAPQCDWADLDGPFLTANNPYKMPQFTDGKWVLNNHAGLGLELAENIH
- a CDS encoding rhomboid family intramembrane serine protease; this encodes MQEYFTYAPVASVIFAATLIASLLAFYNEELHLKWMLHPYSINRGSKFYTVITSGFIHRDWSHLLFNMISYYFFAFRLETRLGHWQFAVLYFASLVLSDLPSIQKHKNDIWYHSLGASGAISAVIFSGILFDPLAGMYLMFIPIAVPAIIFGVLYLIYCWWASKASRDNINHDAHLFGALSGIAITIILMPGVIPLFLRQLGAR
- a CDS encoding M14 family zinc carboxypeptidase; this translates as MKQLLALIITILFSTITFAQLTPFEQHADKNYTANYSEVITYYRQLANKYPQMKMMDIGLTDAGKPLTLIVLSRDKAFDPALIKKQNKRVLLINNGIHPGEPEGIDASMMLTRDLLKNNKLPKDVVLCFIAVYNIDGMLNRGVSRISQNGPVAYGFRGNARNLDLNRDFIKADSKNALAFMQILNTWQPEVFLDNHTSDGADYQYVMTLIETQKDKQNPILAKYTAKTLSPELYRRMKTSGYEMIPYVESEKGTPDSGIVAFIETPRFSTGYTVLHNIISYVTETHMLKPFDKRVYSTYYFMQHLIDVCERDHELIGKLKKQADDAVSNQKEFALNWVLDEKNYDTITFKGYEAGHKASDISSLPRLYYDRSKPWTKTIKYYDNYKATTKADKPIAYVIPQAWWKVIDLLKINKVAMSRLAHDTTLHLQMYSIADFKTSPRPYEGHYIHSNVTVIGNNADIKFHAGDYVVYTNQPINRYIVETLEPQGVDSFFAWNFFDSVLGQKEHYSDYVFEDIAAEYLKNNSEMRKRLDQEKASNPKLAASASMQLEWVYHNSPWFEKTYLRYPVGRLLTNIKLDLTK